A segment of the Ochotona princeps isolate mOchPri1 chromosome 16, mOchPri1.hap1, whole genome shotgun sequence genome:
CTGCATGGGGCCCCGCAGCGCGGCCAGGCCCACGGCGTAGGAGGCGCCGCCCCACACCACGCACAGGCCGCCCAGCAGGAAGAAACCTGCGGGAGAGGCAGGGGGTCAGGGGACGCCCGGGGCCAGGGGCTTGAGGAGGCATGGGGGTGAGGCAGGGCGCCCACAGACTGGGGATCCGCCCAGCGGGGTCAGGTGTCCATAGGAAGGAGGGGACACGAGGGACAACCCTGCATttaggggtggggcagggcagggggttcCGCCTCCCCCATGAGCGGAGGTGAGTCCCCACACACTCACCATAAGCAGCTTCCCGGCCCATGTCGCTCTGCATGAAGGAGATGACCCCGATCCCGGACGCCAGGAGGCCATTGCGGAACCAAGAGAGGAAGGCTGGGGGCCGGGGGCCGGGAGGGGAGTCAGCACCGGCCCACCCCGGCACCCCAGGCCCGCTCGGCTTCCCCGCACCgggcctccaccccaccccaccgcaCTGAACCCCATCCTGCCAAATCCTTTCTCCTCCATCCCGGAACCCTCTAGGGGCATCCCGTGCGCCACAATTCACCCCAGCCACGATCCAAAAGGTCAGCACGTCCTTTCCCAGGTGTGGGTCCCCAGGATCTCCCTCCCGCTTTTTGGGGGGGGACActgtccccccaccaccaccccaagaATCTCTCCAGCCTCCACGTTGCCTTTCCACCCCCGTGTCCTATTCGGATGGCCGTTCCATGCCATCCACGTCTTGGCCCAGAACACAAAACACCCGTCAGTGGccaagtggtggtggtggtgggcgtCTGTCCCCCGAAACACCCTACGTGCGCGCCTGACCTCCTACAATCCAGGACCCCCACACTCGGGCCCCGCCCCCCAGTCTCCGATGCCAATCAGCGGAGAGCTTCCCCTCCATTGGCTGCGGGCTCTTCCAATCCcggggttctccccaccccccacacttAGGAGGGGAGCAACACTCCggattttgtttttccaagagTGGTCGCCTCTGCACTCCGACCCGACCCCCTGGCAAGCAGCCCTGACACACCGAGTTCTCCCTGGGAGCCTCTCCCTGCAGGCGGGCGCACCGGCCCGGGCCGCCTCTCCGGACCCTGCTGCTCCCTGCGCGCCCCGCGAGCCCGGACCCCAGTCCTCTCCCCTAGGTCCCCCAGCAGCCGGCGCTTCCCTGCGCCTTGGACCGCGGCCCCGCTCCCGGTCCAGCTCGTTGCATCAGGCGCACCCCACTGCTCACGAACGCGCCGGCAGCCGGGCTGTCCCTGAGCCCCCCTCGCACCCGCCCCAGCCCCCAGACCTGTTTCATGCGCTTTTCGGAGGAGCCAAGCGTCCGCACGGTCCAGCTCGGACACCGGGGGCGGCGAAGCCCCGGCGCGAGGCCCATGGCCCGGGGCGAAGGACCCCCGGGCGCCCCCGCTCCGGGGCCGCTGAGGCGGCAACAACGACCCCCGGAAGCGGAGTCGGGCCAGGCGGGCAGCCCGAGCCcaccaccagctgcctcccatggtTCGCACTACGGCCACTGCGCGCCGCCCTGCCCCACAAACCCCTTGTAGGCTGCAACCCTCGTCACTCAAGCCGAGGGCTTAGTCCATTGGCTTTACGTCCGCCATTCAGGCCAGGCTCGCACTGCCCATTGGTCAGAATGGCAGCGATTCCCTCCTCTGTTATTTATGCCGGTAGTGCGCGTCCCACCTTACTATCTCCGTTAGACTACAAATCCCAGAGATCATTTCGCCCGGGACAGTGCAGTCCTGGGCAACCGGCAGCGTGCCGTCTTCTGGAACTTGTAGTCTTAATTCCAAAGACTTGAAAAGTCGAAACTCCGGCTGCAAAATCTCGGATAGCTCAGAAGGGAAAGTCAAACTCACGAATAACCCACGAACGAACGGTTCCTTCCAACATTTTGATGCATTTCTGACCAGTCTTTTTCCTAGGCAGTTATACCATATTACTTATGGTATAGACGTAgaatctaattaaaaaaaaaaatccccttgtCTCCCAGCCAGTTCCCTCGCCCCACGCCACAGCCTTGGGCTGGATGACACGCTGTAAGGACACACCACAGCGACTGAACTGGACTCCCCTCGTAGGACACCTCAGTCGTGTCCAAGGTCCAGGGGCATTGACAACCCTTCAGGCCTCTGTTCTTAGGGACGCACCTGCGGGACCGGACCCCTGCTCTACGGGGTCCTCCGGCTCACCGTGTCTTTGTCACCTGCCGATGAGCGACTATGGAGCCTGTCCTTCACCTTCCCTCCCAGGACAGGTGGGAAGCGCTCTtaccaaccaccaccaccaacacctcCTGCAGGCTTTCCCTGTAGCCAAAGGGCCATGCCAGGTGCAGTGCCCACGTGAAAGTCATTTAATCCATGAGGAAGCCCCAGGAATTagggataaaaataattttctgcttCAACAGATGGGAAAAGTGAAGCTCTCAGAAGCGAAATCCTAAGAAAGCTAATGTTTGTTCAGCACTGACCACGTACCAGACCCTGCTCTCTGGCCTTCTATGGACAATCTACGAAGTACAAACCAAGAGCAGGAAAACACAGAgattccccagctgtaggcagtgGCCCAGGTTGCATGGTACCTAGGCAACTGTTCGTTGCTGGGAAAAAGCAGCTAATAGTTGGCAGGCATGctgggcctagttaatgccaaatttgtgttaattataccagtgtgccagcctgtcaaccattctatttttttttttttttttttttaagatatgtggggagcAGATGCTGTTACACCAACAAACAAGGTCCAGGGCCCTGGGGCCCAGGATAGGCAGGCAGGGCGTCTGGCTGGTACAGCAAACAGCCCAAGGATCAAGCTCAGGGGGGccatggattgctcagggaatgAGATCTGGAGACATGTGGGAGAGGACTGCTGGGAGAGaacgtgacaggtgaggagtgactttgGGGAGACTTCCCCCAACCTGGCTCTGGCTACTGGtaaacaagggggctgagaccgGGTGGTTTAGAAGAGGGAAAAGGGGACCATTCAGGGTCAAACCAAtacacctgcccacgtgggagacctaaggTAGAAGTGTTGGTATTAAACACTGACTCCAAGTGTACATAGAAGCCATGCCTGGGGGCGCTGCCTGGCAGGACTCAAcctcagtacctgccagtgagtgctggcACAGGGGGTAGACAATGTTAGGTtgggccataacattaaccaaCTCACAAAAGaattgggtctgggagcagattgtGCGTGggattgtgggctcacccctgtgggactgtcaTTCCAGCTGGCCTGCTCAAGAGCTGCAGTGGTGACGGGCTAAgccaggcatgaccatggaactcagcaacaatcctgggtactggggttgggaacaggacAGGTTGgttcaggctgtagcacccacaggcacactcaAGGATTGGGTATGgtacaggccaggccacaacattcaccagcacaaagaCCAACCTGGGGGGCAGGTTGCTGGATAAGGACCTATACCTGCTGGCTCGCGTGAGATCTGAGTCCGGGAGTCACTGGCAtgtgtgggagccaggctggggtgcaggccatgctaacctaggctaggctatcacgcttaccagtttacatgaaagccaaggatggggcaggctgggcagggctaagctgcagcatcaaCCAGTGAAAGGTTGGGATTGCAACAGccgttggttccagtggaagacagggctggaaacagaaccgacccaacaattgcaaccaccagctgattgaggcGATGGACTATACCATGCCCCGTACTTGCaaatacacacaagaacctggtctgagatcacctcagacaaagtttttttagggatcccctcaatcgatcTGCTGGACTCAGATTCCTAATCATGAAAAgacaaggacagaacaaatcaatcaactaccccagccatatgttagCAGTAAAAACAGGGCGAATGGAgattctaagatggactatgtcaaccagtggacttCGCAGCGATttcttcatgcttggaatggtgagaatgacagcgattcataactgttgaactatcagaaccacttgagcaagaccctcagagcacgccccacatcagggatctgggatgggtgggagactgggtggggcttctctctttatctcccctttaccccagatacagaaaaaaagagagaaaagaaaaaaatgtgtggaaatgatagtcttacccactttcctgtagcccttgaaccttcataccctaattaacaatgtaaagattgtccaaaatataataaaaaatagaaaaaaaaaataaagttgggaCTAAGGCAGGCCACGCCAGGCCATGCTGCAGCAtccgatggcaaaggccaagctagGTGATGGGTTATGGCGGGCTGGGTTAGAGTAACCACTGGAATGCTCAGACCTGTGGCTGGGAGAGAGCTTGGTtgggggagctaagaggacaccccaGCTTGGCTGTGGTTCCCCTAGTgagcatgagttggaatggggATGGCTGGACACGGCTGGACATCCCTGGCCATGGACGTAGGCTGGGTCTGTAatgtgccagactgagctaggtTCAAGCACTCATTGGTGCTCACAGAGCTGGAGTGGGTGTAGGACATGCTGGGCTAGATCTCAGTACCTGCTAGATCATGCAAGAGCTAGGTCTGCGAGTAGAcagggagggctgggctgtagcacacaACAGTacgagccagaatgggtgtgggctggttgggcaagagCATTGTACTTGAtaggacaggaagtgggccaAGTCAGGTTGGCCCAAGAACCCACCAGAATGTGCGACATCTGTGAGAGGGAAGTGACcagaggagcttggagaattcCTCTGttaggacatagtccctgcaggtgagcaacCCAAACCAAACCAGGTCACATTACCCactggtcaggtctgggggcaagccagactgggccagtttataccaaccactggcagatgtgagaacaagGATGGAGTACAGGATGGGTTAGATTGGGCTACAATGCCAGCCAGTTCAAATTAAGgccatggggcccggcagcatggcctagcggctatagtcctcgccttgaaagccccgggatcccatatgggcaccggttctaatcccggcagctccacttcccatccag
Coding sequences within it:
- the TMEM160 gene encoding transmembrane protein 160, producing MGGSWWWARAARLARLRFRGSLLPPQRPRSGGARGSFAPGHGPRAGASPPPVSELDRADAWLLRKAHETAFLSWFRNGLLASGIGVISFMQSDMGREAAYGFFLLGGLCVVWGGASYAVGLAALRGPMQLSLGGAAAGVGAVLAASLLWACAVGLYMGQLELDVELVPEDDGTATAEGPDEAGRPPPE